A section of the Candidatus Eisenbacteria bacterium genome encodes:
- the lon gene encoding endopeptidase La yields the protein MMVPLVLTEAAQVRVVDDALAAQKMLALFAPMDARAGVRSAADVRPVGTAILVHRMLRFPDGSMRILVQGLSRVRVRELRAAANGLDADFDLIPEEDARPPELDAVLHTVGDLFARVVDAAPGLPEELKALAAGIPQPGRAADFIASNVGLSPDERLEILGTVPPLERLRRLAAILARELEMLELSRKIQSDVRGELDKGQREFFLRQQIKAIQRELGEGDERSAALDELAGRIEAAGMPAPAKEAALKELGRLRSMPQASAEYSVALTYLDWMLALPWSPPPPPGIDLAAAQRILDEDHHDLGKVKARILEYLAVRKLKPDSKGPILCFVGPPGVGKTSVGSSIARALGRPFVRLALGGVRDEAEIRGHRRTYVGALPGRILQGLAKTRGPLPLFMLDEVDKLGNDFRGDPASALLEVLDPAQNDTFTDLYLAVPFNLRGVFFICTANMLDTVPDPLLDRMEVIELPGYTNEEKLSIARRHLLPRQISENGLDEGRLRFTDDGLRRIISDYTREAGVRGLEREIASVCRKVARDLAAGSDPHVAVGPDEVPAYLGAPRYFGERAEVADQVGIATGLAWTPAGGEILVVEVTAMPGRGGLMITGQLGDVMRESAMASLSYVRSHAAALGIPDSFFATHELHLHVPSGAIPKDGPSAGVAMTTALASLASGRSARHEVAMTGEVTLRGRVLPVGGLRQKLHAAHRAGIAEVVLPAANVKDLDELPPELRSGMRFHPVSTLDAALALTLLPGRAAPRRAPARRGPVRPKAAARGRAVGSAHPRAGDAPATSRRATGGGPRERRHGRTRRP from the coding sequence ATGATGGTGCCGCTGGTGCTGACCGAGGCGGCCCAGGTGCGCGTGGTGGACGACGCGCTGGCCGCGCAGAAGATGCTGGCGCTGTTCGCGCCGATGGATGCGCGGGCCGGCGTGCGCTCCGCCGCCGACGTGCGCCCCGTGGGCACCGCCATCCTGGTGCACCGCATGCTGCGATTCCCCGACGGCAGCATGCGCATCCTGGTGCAGGGGCTGTCCCGGGTCCGGGTGAGGGAGCTCCGCGCCGCGGCGAACGGCCTGGACGCCGATTTCGACCTGATCCCGGAGGAGGACGCCCGCCCGCCGGAGCTGGACGCGGTGCTCCACACGGTGGGGGACCTGTTCGCCCGGGTGGTGGACGCCGCCCCGGGCCTGCCCGAGGAGCTGAAGGCGCTGGCCGCGGGAATCCCGCAGCCGGGCCGCGCCGCGGACTTCATCGCCTCCAACGTGGGGCTCTCCCCGGACGAGCGGCTCGAGATCCTGGGCACCGTGCCCCCCCTGGAGCGCCTCCGCCGCCTCGCCGCCATACTGGCGCGCGAGCTGGAGATGCTGGAGCTGTCGCGGAAGATCCAGAGCGACGTGCGCGGCGAGCTGGACAAGGGGCAGCGCGAGTTCTTCCTGCGCCAGCAGATCAAGGCCATTCAGCGCGAGCTGGGGGAGGGCGACGAGCGCTCCGCCGCCCTGGACGAGCTGGCGGGCAGGATCGAGGCCGCCGGCATGCCGGCCCCGGCGAAGGAGGCCGCGCTCAAGGAGCTGGGGAGGCTGCGCTCCATGCCGCAGGCCTCGGCCGAGTACTCGGTGGCGCTCACCTATCTCGACTGGATGCTGGCGCTGCCGTGGAGCCCGCCACCGCCGCCCGGGATCGATCTCGCCGCGGCGCAGCGCATCCTGGACGAGGACCACCATGATCTCGGGAAGGTCAAGGCGCGCATCCTCGAGTACCTGGCGGTGCGCAAGCTGAAGCCCGACTCGAAGGGACCCATCCTCTGTTTCGTCGGGCCGCCCGGCGTGGGCAAGACCTCGGTGGGATCCTCCATCGCGCGGGCGCTGGGCCGGCCGTTCGTACGCCTGGCGCTGGGCGGCGTGCGCGACGAGGCGGAGATCCGCGGACACCGCCGCACCTACGTGGGCGCGCTGCCGGGCCGGATCCTGCAGGGCCTGGCGAAGACCCGGGGCCCGCTGCCGCTGTTCATGCTCGACGAGGTGGACAAGCTGGGCAACGACTTCCGGGGGGACCCGGCATCCGCGCTGCTCGAGGTGCTGGATCCGGCGCAGAACGACACCTTCACCGACCTGTACCTTGCGGTGCCGTTCAACCTGCGCGGGGTGTTCTTCATCTGCACCGCCAACATGCTGGACACCGTGCCCGATCCGCTGCTGGACCGCATGGAGGTGATCGAGCTGCCCGGGTACACCAACGAGGAGAAGCTCAGCATCGCGCGGCGCCACCTGCTGCCGCGGCAGATCTCGGAGAACGGGCTGGACGAGGGCCGGCTGCGCTTCACCGACGACGGGCTGCGCCGGATCATCTCCGATTACACCCGGGAGGCCGGCGTGCGCGGTCTGGAGCGCGAGATCGCCTCGGTGTGCCGCAAGGTGGCCCGGGACCTGGCCGCGGGATCGGATCCCCACGTGGCCGTGGGTCCGGACGAGGTGCCCGCCTACCTCGGCGCGCCGCGCTACTTCGGCGAGCGGGCGGAGGTGGCCGACCAGGTGGGCATCGCCACCGGTCTCGCGTGGACCCCGGCCGGCGGCGAGATCCTGGTGGTGGAAGTCACGGCGATGCCGGGGCGCGGGGGGCTGATGATCACCGGCCAGCTGGGCGACGTGATGCGCGAGTCCGCCATGGCCTCGCTCTCCTACGTGCGCTCGCACGCCGCGGCGCTGGGCATTCCGGACAGCTTCTTCGCCACCCACGAGCTGCACCTGCACGTGCCCTCGGGGGCCATCCCCAAGGACGGGCCCTCGGCGGGCGTGGCCATGACCACCGCGCTGGCCTCCCTGGCTTCCGGACGGAGCGCGCGTCACGAGGTGGCCATGACCGGCGAGGTGACGTTGCGGGGCCGGGTGCTGCCGGTCGGCGGCCTGCGCCAGAAGCTGCACGCCGCGCACCGCGCCGGGATCGCGGAGGTGGTGCTGCCCGCCGCCAATGTGAAGGACCTCGACGAGTTGCCGCCCGAGCTGCGCTCGGGAATGCGCTTCCACCCGGTGTCCACGCTGGACGCGGCGCTGGCGCTGACGCTCCTGCCGGGGCGCGCGGCCCCGCGCCGGGCGCCCGCGCGCCGCGGGCCGGTCCGCCCCAAGGCCGCCGCGCGCGGCCGGGCCGTGGGCTCCGCGCACCCCCGGGCGGGCGATGCCCCCGCGACTTCACGGCGCGCCACCGGAGGGGGGCCGCGCGAGCGGCGCCATGGACGCACCCGCCGCCCGTAA
- a CDS encoding ABC transporter ATP-binding protein, with amino-acid sequence MDAPAARNAPRGERGAVFLRLLRYVRPYWREMGLAFVFMSFYAVMNGAAILMFNPFMRLVMSVGRPGVPAPMPFDVAHPQTLIPAARVWLERQLLDCPPLEAITRVCLLILASFILKNAFNYVQNVTMQSVEQRVIRDLRNALYRHVQELGLAFFHTRRTGMLISRIMNDVTLVRGTITAASSTLVRDSLMLLVGMSIVLSLSWRLAMVSFVVLPPAGWFIVTLGRRLRRHSEVSQERMGDMTTVLQETLSGIRVVKSFGMEGYETRRFEDVNRRQTRATLRVRRLGAMAGPLAEILTTAVALLVLWVGAHEIWGTHTLAGNDFFVFFLAMLSMMNPIKNLSNLNPGVQEGLLGAQRVFRLLDTQEKLPERADAVELTGLGSGIRVEGVSFRYGDGPLVLRDVRVEVKPGQVVAVVGPSGAGKSTLADLLMRFYDPAEGCIRVDGHDLRDVRTPALRRLVGMVPQETILFNDSVRSNIAYGQQDVPLERVEEAARAANAHDFIRTLSEGYESVIGERGVKLSGGQRQRIAIARALLRNPPLLILDEATSSLDTESERLVQEALDRLMQQRTVVVIAHRLSTIERADHIVVLDQGRVVEEGVHAELLARGGLYRRLYDVQFRTPPGLRRVVR; translated from the coding sequence ATGGACGCACCCGCCGCCCGTAACGCGCCGCGCGGGGAACGCGGCGCCGTCTTCCTCCGCCTGCTGCGCTACGTGCGCCCCTACTGGCGCGAGATGGGGCTCGCCTTCGTGTTCATGAGCTTCTACGCGGTCATGAACGGCGCGGCCATCCTGATGTTCAACCCGTTCATGCGCCTGGTGATGTCGGTGGGCCGTCCGGGCGTGCCCGCGCCGATGCCCTTCGATGTCGCCCACCCGCAGACGCTCATCCCGGCCGCGCGCGTGTGGCTGGAGCGGCAGCTGCTGGACTGCCCGCCGCTCGAGGCCATCACCCGGGTGTGCCTGCTGATCCTGGCCAGCTTCATCCTCAAGAACGCGTTCAACTACGTGCAGAACGTGACCATGCAATCGGTGGAGCAGCGCGTCATCCGCGACCTGCGCAACGCCCTGTACCGCCACGTGCAGGAACTGGGACTGGCGTTCTTCCACACCCGCCGCACGGGGATGCTGATCTCGCGGATCATGAACGACGTGACCCTGGTGCGCGGCACCATCACCGCCGCCTCCAGCACCCTGGTGCGCGACTCGCTGATGCTGCTGGTGGGGATGAGCATCGTGCTGTCGCTGTCGTGGCGGCTGGCGATGGTGTCGTTCGTGGTGCTGCCGCCGGCGGGCTGGTTCATCGTCACCCTGGGCCGCCGCCTGCGCCGCCACAGCGAGGTCTCGCAGGAGCGCATGGGCGACATGACCACCGTGCTCCAGGAGACGCTCTCCGGCATCCGGGTGGTGAAGTCCTTCGGGATGGAGGGCTACGAGACCCGCCGCTTCGAGGACGTGAACCGGCGCCAGACCCGCGCCACGCTGCGGGTGCGCCGCCTGGGCGCGATGGCCGGTCCGCTGGCCGAGATCCTGACCACGGCGGTGGCGCTGCTGGTGCTGTGGGTGGGCGCGCACGAGATCTGGGGCACGCACACGCTGGCGGGCAACGACTTCTTCGTGTTCTTCCTGGCCATGCTGAGCATGATGAACCCGATCAAGAACCTCTCGAACCTCAACCCCGGGGTTCAGGAGGGACTGCTGGGGGCGCAGCGGGTGTTCCGCCTGCTGGACACGCAGGAGAAGCTGCCCGAGAGAGCGGACGCGGTGGAACTGACGGGGCTGGGTTCGGGCATCCGCGTGGAGGGGGTGAGCTTCCGCTACGGCGACGGGCCGCTGGTGCTGCGTGACGTGCGCGTGGAAGTGAAGCCCGGCCAGGTGGTGGCGGTGGTGGGGCCCTCCGGGGCCGGCAAGTCCACGCTGGCGGACCTGCTGATGCGCTTCTACGACCCGGCCGAGGGGTGCATCCGCGTGGACGGTCACGACCTGCGCGACGTGCGCACGCCGGCGCTGCGCCGCCTGGTGGGGATGGTGCCGCAGGAGACCATCCTGTTCAACGACTCGGTCCGCAGCAACATCGCCTACGGGCAGCAGGACGTGCCCCTGGAGCGGGTGGAGGAGGCCGCGCGGGCGGCCAACGCGCACGACTTCATCCGCACCCTGTCGGAGGGCTACGAGTCGGTGATCGGGGAGCGAGGGGTGAAGCTCTCGGGCGGGCAGCGCCAGCGCATCGCCATCGCCCGCGCGCTGCTGCGAAATCCGCCGCTCCTGATCCTGGACGAGGCCACCTCCTCGCTGGACACCGAGTCGGAGCGGCTGGTGCAGGAGGCCCTCGACCGGCTGATGCAGCAGCGCACCGTGGTGGTGATCGCCCACCGCCTGAGCACCATCGAGCGCGCCGACCACATCGTGGTGCTGGACCAGGGTCGGGTGGTGGAGGAAGGCGTGCACGCCGAGTTGCTGGCCCGCGGGGGTCTGTACCGGAGGCTCTACGACGTGCAGTTCCGCACGCCTCCGGGCCTGCGGCGCGTGGTCCGATGA
- a CDS encoding glycosyltransferase family 9 protein, producing MSGRPRFLVVRLSSLGDVALATSVVGSLRESLPACHITFLTQPRYTAMLQAHPGLDEVLACPAAPMPAWEWVRYGAGLRSRRFDALVDLQYNWRTLGLSLGLAPLRTSRWNRAHFARRALVRRGGAARGGQREPVAHVVERFHAAVHPWARGPAQAPHVVGGPPAWQSALDLLGGLAPATARWMAVVPVARWNTKRWPPDRFAALCRRWTEEEGRHALAFFGPGDRAVRAEFEAALAEVSVDGIASRSNPAGGTAPGAGPAGGAATDSSRVHAVGAPLDVTAELLRRMEVVVSGDTGLAQLAVAVGTPVAALFGATSPAFGFAHYGPRHRVLNLAPGCQPCSLHGGDACPLGHHRCLEELDVERVWRELCAITG from the coding sequence ATGAGCGGGCGTCCCCGCTTCCTGGTGGTGCGGCTGTCCTCGCTGGGCGACGTCGCGCTGGCCACCTCGGTGGTGGGCAGCCTGCGCGAGAGCCTGCCCGCCTGCCACATCACCTTCCTCACCCAGCCGCGCTACACGGCCATGCTCCAGGCCCACCCCGGCCTGGACGAGGTGCTCGCCTGTCCCGCCGCGCCCATGCCCGCCTGGGAATGGGTGCGCTACGGCGCGGGGTTGCGGTCCCGGCGCTTTGACGCGCTGGTGGATCTTCAATATAATTGGCGGACTCTGGGCCTGTCCCTGGGGCTGGCCCCGCTGCGCACGAGCCGCTGGAACCGGGCGCACTTCGCGCGGCGCGCGCTGGTGCGCCGCGGCGGGGCGGCGCGGGGCGGGCAGCGAGAGCCCGTGGCGCACGTGGTGGAGCGCTTTCACGCCGCGGTGCACCCCTGGGCCCGCGGTCCGGCGCAGGCGCCGCACGTCGTGGGGGGTCCCCCGGCATGGCAGTCGGCCCTCGACCTGCTGGGCGGGCTGGCGCCGGCCACCGCGCGGTGGATGGCGGTGGTGCCGGTGGCGCGCTGGAACACCAAGCGCTGGCCCCCGGACCGCTTTGCGGCCCTGTGCCGCCGCTGGACCGAAGAGGAGGGCCGCCACGCGCTGGCCTTCTTCGGGCCGGGCGACCGGGCGGTGCGCGCGGAGTTCGAGGCGGCGCTGGCGGAGGTCTCGGTGGACGGGATCGCTTCCCGGTCGAACCCGGCCGGTGGCACCGCCCCCGGGGCGGGCCCGGCCGGCGGGGCCGCGACGGATTCCTCCCGGGTGCACGCCGTCGGCGCGCCGCTGGATGTGACCGCGGAGCTGCTGCGGCGCATGGAAGTGGTGGTGTCCGGGGACACCGGCCTGGCGCAGCTGGCGGTGGCCGTGGGCACGCCGGTGGCGGCGCTCTTCGGGGCCACCTCGCCCGCATTCGGTTTCGCGCACTACGGCCCTCGCCACCGGGTGCTGAACCTGGCGCCGGGGTGCCAGCCGTGCTCCCTGCACGGCGGCGACGCGTGCCCGCTGGGCCATCACCGCTGCCTCGAAGAGCTGGACGTGGAGCGGGTGTGGAGGGAATTGTGTGCCATCACGGGCTGA
- a CDS encoding proline--tRNA ligase — MSDSKKTVEETQEAAGRFVEDLTDQTDDFSRWYGEVIQKAQLADYSPVRGCMVIRPYGFAVWENMQAALDRRIKDTGHQNAYFPLLIPESLLQKEADHVEGFAPQVAWVTHGGAEKLQERLLIRPTSEAIICHMYSKWIDSHRDLPVLINQWANVVRWEKVTRPFLRTSEFLWQEGHTAHATEQEAEEETLKMLEVYRDFIENELAVPVVKGRKTDQEKFAGALRTYSVEALMSDGKGLQAGTSHNLGQHFAKVFDITFQDADGQRRHVWQTSWGVSTRLMGALIMVHGDDSGLKIPPRVAPVQAVVIPIYRKEAERAAVMEAAAQAASSLKAAGVRVFLDDRDQYTPGWKYNEHELRGVPLRIELGPRDVTARQVVTVRRDTRAKEPVAWDYLATRVPALLDEVQAALLQAARDFRAKSTREAATLDQMEAILGEHRGFVNAHWCGKNSCEDEAKARCQATIRCIPLDEPESAGTCAVCGGAAKQRVIFSKAY; from the coding sequence ATGTCCGACTCGAAGAAGACTGTGGAAGAGACGCAGGAGGCGGCCGGGAGATTCGTCGAGGATCTCACCGACCAGACCGACGACTTCTCGCGCTGGTACGGCGAGGTGATCCAGAAGGCCCAGCTGGCCGACTACTCGCCGGTGCGCGGCTGCATGGTGATCCGCCCCTACGGGTTCGCCGTCTGGGAGAACATGCAGGCGGCGCTGGACCGCCGCATCAAGGACACCGGCCACCAGAACGCCTATTTCCCGCTGCTGATCCCGGAGAGCCTGCTGCAGAAGGAGGCCGACCACGTGGAGGGCTTCGCGCCGCAGGTGGCGTGGGTCACGCACGGCGGCGCCGAGAAGCTCCAGGAGAGGCTGCTGATCCGGCCGACCAGCGAAGCCATCATCTGCCACATGTACTCCAAGTGGATCGACTCGCACCGCGACCTGCCGGTGCTGATCAACCAGTGGGCCAACGTGGTGCGCTGGGAGAAGGTGACGCGTCCGTTCCTGCGCACCTCCGAGTTCCTGTGGCAGGAGGGCCACACCGCCCACGCCACCGAGCAGGAGGCCGAGGAAGAGACGCTCAAGATGCTCGAGGTGTACCGCGACTTCATCGAGAACGAGCTGGCGGTGCCGGTGGTGAAGGGCCGCAAGACCGACCAGGAGAAGTTCGCCGGCGCGCTGCGGACCTACTCGGTGGAGGCGCTCATGTCCGACGGCAAGGGCCTGCAGGCGGGGACCTCGCACAATCTCGGGCAGCACTTCGCGAAGGTGTTCGACATCACCTTCCAGGACGCCGACGGGCAGCGCCGCCACGTGTGGCAGACCTCGTGGGGGGTGAGCACCCGGCTCATGGGAGCGCTGATCATGGTCCACGGGGACGACTCGGGGCTGAAGATCCCGCCGCGCGTGGCGCCGGTGCAGGCGGTGGTGATCCCGATCTACCGCAAGGAGGCCGAGCGCGCCGCGGTAATGGAGGCGGCCGCGCAGGCCGCATCCTCGCTGAAGGCCGCGGGGGTGCGCGTGTTCCTGGACGACCGCGACCAGTACACGCCGGGCTGGAAGTACAACGAGCACGAGCTGCGCGGCGTGCCGCTGCGCATCGAGCTGGGACCGCGCGACGTGACCGCGCGCCAGGTGGTGACCGTGCGCCGCGACACTCGCGCCAAGGAGCCGGTGGCGTGGGACTACCTGGCCACGCGCGTCCCGGCGCTGCTGGACGAGGTGCAGGCCGCGCTGCTGCAGGCGGCCCGGGACTTCCGCGCCAAGTCCACCCGCGAGGCGGCCACGCTGGACCAGATGGAGGCCATCCTGGGCGAGCACCGCGGCTTCGTGAACGCGCACTGGTGCGGCAAGAACTCGTGCGAGGACGAGGCCAAGGCCCGCTGCCAGGCCACCATCCGCTGCATCCCGCTGGACGAGCCGGAGAGCGCCGGCACCTGCGCGGTGTGCGGCGGCGCGGCGAAGCAGCGCGTGATCTTCTCCAAGGCCTACTAG
- a CDS encoding HAD family hydrolase: protein MTPAVFLDRDGTLIVEREYLADPEGVEFTPGAAEAVRKLRARGFMVVVVSNQAGLARGLFAETAVHAVHRRIEALLRVEGTHVDGYYFCPHHPEFTGPCRCRKPEPGMLLDAARDLELDLARSWMVGDRLSDVEAGVRAGARGILVRTGYGDLEEKLLDAPGSVKPAALCEDLAGAAEVILETG, encoded by the coding sequence GTGACCCCCGCCGTGTTCCTGGACCGCGACGGCACGCTGATCGTCGAGCGCGAGTACCTGGCCGATCCCGAGGGCGTGGAGTTCACACCGGGTGCGGCGGAGGCGGTGCGGAAGCTTCGCGCGCGGGGATTCATGGTCGTGGTGGTGTCCAACCAGGCGGGACTGGCGCGGGGTCTGTTCGCCGAGACGGCGGTGCATGCGGTGCACCGGCGCATCGAGGCGCTGCTGCGGGTCGAGGGCACGCATGTGGACGGCTACTACTTCTGCCCGCACCACCCGGAATTCACCGGGCCGTGCCGCTGCCGCAAGCCCGAGCCGGGCATGCTACTGGATGCGGCCCGCGACCTGGAACTGGACCTGGCCCGCAGCTGGATGGTGGGGGACCGCCTGAGCGATGTGGAGGCCGGCGTCCGCGCGGGCGCACGGGGCATCCTGGTGCGCACCGGTTACGGGGACCTGGAAGAGAAGCTGCTGGACGCGCCGGGCTCGGTGAAGCCGGCCGCGCTGTGCGAGGACCTGGCGGGGGCGGCGGAGGTGATCCTGGAAACGGGCTGA
- a CDS encoding Ni/Fe hydrogenase subunit alpha produces the protein MSDKSPRKPVPVPGAPRGVRTVKVDFLARVEGEGGVLVKLRDGRVTEVQLKIFEPPRFFEGFLRGRRLGEVPDITARICGICPVAYQVSSVNAMEAALGIRLDEPLKLLRRLLYCGEWIESHALHIYLLHAPDFLGYPSGIHMAQDHGAEVQRGLEIKKTGNALVTAVGGREIHPVNVRVGGFHRAPSKKTLRELLPALEKARDDSLATIRWVSGFEFPELVVEHELVALRSPDVYAIEDGRVVSSSGLDMDPSEYEKHFSEEQSPHSNALHSRRRGGDAPYQVGPLARYSLNFDRLSPDAQRAAREVGLGPTCHEPFKSIVVRAVELFYACEEAIRLVQAYEPPEKSFREAEPREADGHGVSEAPRGLLYHRYRLSAEGLVVAAKIVPPTSQNQRAMEADLAVFAGARAAQPLDRLTLGCEHAVRNYDPCISCATHVLRVKVDRE, from the coding sequence ATGAGCGATAAGTCGCCGCGCAAGCCGGTCCCCGTCCCCGGGGCTCCCCGGGGCGTGCGCACGGTCAAGGTGGACTTCCTCGCCCGCGTGGAGGGCGAGGGCGGCGTGCTGGTGAAGCTGCGCGACGGTCGCGTCACCGAGGTGCAGCTCAAGATCTTCGAGCCCCCGCGCTTCTTCGAGGGCTTCCTGCGCGGCCGCCGGCTCGGCGAGGTGCCCGACATCACGGCGCGCATCTGCGGCATCTGCCCGGTGGCCTACCAGGTGAGCTCGGTCAACGCCATGGAGGCGGCGCTGGGAATCCGGCTGGACGAGCCCCTGAAGCTGCTGCGCCGCCTGCTCTACTGCGGGGAGTGGATCGAGAGCCATGCGTTGCACATCTACCTGCTGCACGCGCCGGACTTCCTGGGCTATCCCAGCGGCATCCACATGGCCCAGGACCACGGGGCCGAGGTGCAGCGGGGCCTGGAAATCAAGAAGACCGGCAACGCGCTGGTGACCGCCGTGGGCGGCCGCGAGATCCACCCGGTGAACGTCCGCGTGGGCGGCTTCCATCGCGCCCCGTCGAAGAAGACCCTGCGCGAGCTGCTGCCGGCGCTGGAGAAGGCCCGCGACGACTCGCTGGCGACGATTCGGTGGGTGTCCGGGTTCGAATTCCCCGAACTGGTGGTGGAGCACGAGCTGGTGGCGCTGCGCAGCCCCGACGTGTACGCCATCGAGGACGGCCGGGTGGTGAGCAGCAGCGGGCTGGACATGGATCCCTCGGAGTACGAGAAGCACTTCTCCGAGGAGCAGTCCCCCCACTCCAACGCGCTGCACTCGCGCCGCCGCGGCGGGGACGCCCCCTACCAGGTGGGCCCGCTGGCGCGCTACAGCCTCAACTTCGACCGCCTCTCCCCCGACGCGCAGCGGGCGGCCCGCGAGGTGGGCCTGGGCCCCACCTGCCACGAGCCCTTCAAGAGCATCGTGGTGCGCGCCGTGGAGCTGTTCTATGCGTGCGAGGAGGCCATCCGGCTGGTGCAGGCCTACGAGCCTCCGGAGAAGTCCTTCCGGGAGGCGGAGCCGCGCGAGGCCGACGGCCACGGCGTGAGCGAGGCGCCGCGCGGGCTGCTGTACCACCGCTACCGCCTCAGCGCGGAAGGCCTGGTGGTCGCGGCGAAGATCGTGCCGCCCACCTCGCAGAACCAGCGCGCGATGGAGGCCGACCTGGCGGTGTTCGCGGGGGCCCGCGCCGCCCAGCCCCTGGACCGGCTCACGCTGGGCTGCGAGCACGCGGTGCGCAACTACGACCCGTGCATCTCGTGCGCGACGCACGTGTTGCGGGTGAAGGTGGACCGGGAGTAG
- a CDS encoding oxidoreductase: MAPARKPKLAVWKFASCDGCQLSLLDCEDVLLAVAGAVEIANFPEASRAVVKGPYELSLVEGSITTPHDAERIHQVRRASKFLVTIGACATAGGIQALRNFQDVAELGAAVYPNPRWIEVLGRSTPIADHVSVDFELRGCPVSKLQLVEVLRAFLHGNRPNIPTDSVCSECKRRGTTCLLVARGTACLGPVTQAGCDALCPAFDRGCFGCFGPAETHNTASLGARLTQLGTSEEDLVRLFRSYNANSEPFRR, from the coding sequence ATGGCGCCCGCGCGGAAGCCAAAGCTGGCGGTGTGGAAGTTCGCGTCGTGCGACGGGTGCCAGCTGAGCCTGCTGGACTGCGAGGACGTGCTGCTCGCGGTGGCCGGCGCCGTGGAGATCGCCAACTTCCCCGAGGCCTCGCGCGCGGTGGTGAAGGGCCCCTACGAGCTGTCGCTGGTCGAGGGCTCCATCACCACGCCCCACGACGCCGAGCGCATCCACCAGGTGCGGCGGGCGTCGAAGTTCCTGGTCACCATCGGCGCGTGCGCCACGGCCGGCGGCATCCAGGCCCTGCGCAACTTCCAGGACGTGGCCGAGCTGGGTGCGGCGGTCTATCCCAACCCGCGCTGGATCGAGGTCCTGGGCAGGTCCACGCCCATCGCCGACCACGTGTCCGTGGACTTCGAGTTGCGCGGATGCCCGGTCAGCAAGCTCCAGCTGGTGGAGGTGCTGCGCGCGTTCCTGCACGGCAACCGGCCGAACATCCCGACCGACAGCGTGTGCTCCGAGTGCAAGCGGCGCGGCACCACCTGCCTGCTGGTGGCCCGCGGCACCGCGTGCCTGGGGCCCGTGACGCAGGCGGGCTGCGACGCGCTGTGCCCGGCGTTCGACCGCGGCTGCTTCGGCTGCTTCGGCCCGGCCGAGACGCACAACACCGCCTCCCTGGGGGCGCGGCTCACGCAGCTGGGAACCTCGGAGGAGGACCTGGTGCGCCTGTTCCGGAGCTACAACGCCAATTCCGAGCCGTTCCGGCGC
- a CDS encoding FAD/NAD(P)-binding protein: MIQRAPEPMLPRPFKVERVARETPDTHTMEISPADGGPGIRFLPGQFNMLYLFGVGEVPISISGDPADSAVTVHTTRAVGAVSRAITELKPGGTLGVRGPFGTPWPVREAVGGDVLIVAGGIGLAPLRPSILHVLAHRRDYRRVVLMYGARTPADILYQGQLSKWRSKFDMEVHVTADRSIGPWRGDVGVVTRFFHRVQLDALKTVAMVCGPEIMMRFTLAELDRQVIPPQRVYLSMERNMKCGVGLCGHCQIGPHFVCQDGPVYRADHIRSLAAVEEI, encoded by the coding sequence ATGATCCAGCGCGCACCCGAGCCCATGCTGCCCCGCCCCTTCAAGGTGGAGCGCGTGGCCCGGGAAACCCCGGACACCCACACCATGGAGATCTCGCCCGCCGACGGCGGGCCGGGGATCCGCTTCCTGCCGGGGCAGTTCAACATGCTGTACCTGTTCGGGGTGGGCGAGGTGCCCATCTCGATCAGCGGCGATCCAGCCGACTCCGCGGTCACCGTCCACACCACCCGCGCGGTGGGCGCGGTGAGCCGCGCCATCACGGAACTGAAGCCGGGCGGAACGCTGGGGGTGCGCGGCCCCTTCGGCACGCCCTGGCCGGTCAGGGAGGCCGTGGGCGGTGACGTGCTGATCGTGGCCGGCGGGATCGGCCTGGCGCCCCTGCGACCGTCCATCCTGCACGTCCTGGCCCACCGCCGGGACTACCGGCGCGTGGTGCTGATGTACGGCGCGCGAACCCCCGCCGACATCCTGTACCAGGGCCAGCTCTCGAAGTGGCGCTCCAAGTTCGACATGGAGGTGCACGTCACCGCGGACCGCAGCATCGGCCCGTGGCGCGGCGACGTGGGCGTGGTGACGCGCTTCTTCCACCGCGTCCAGTTGGACGCGCTGAAGACGGTGGCCATGGTGTGCGGACCGGAAATCATGATGCGCTTCACGCTGGCCGAGCTGGACCGGCAGGTGATCCCCCCGCAGCGGGTGTACCTGTCCATGGAGCGGAACATGAAATGCGGCGTGGGCCTGTGCGGCCACTGCCAGATCGGGCCCCACTTCGTTTGCCAGGACGGGCCGGTGTACCGTGCCGACCACATTCGCTCGCTGGCCGCGGTCGAGGAGATCTGA